tggttttttttttggacgacGTTAGTAAATGTCAATTAGTGTCTTTGATATCGATATGGTCGTGGTTTTTTTTTGGACGACGTTAGTAAATGTCAATTAGTGTCTTTGatattggttaagaaattaaaataaataattttttcttttaattttttaattaatgtactaaaaatatcaattagtaAAACTCAATAAAGTAATAATAGAGTCAATGACTAGTTCCTTCACCTAAATGCCTTTTATTTCGTGGCTCATATAATTGTCTAATCATGTATTTTCTctaaacttatatataaataaaaataattaattttacactaattaaaaaaattagttgaaatcatttaatttttttaatcttaagttaaaaataaatttatttctaaaatatttttcattaaaacttattataatgagttattgaaaataaaataaaaataaaaaaatgatattttaagaataataagattaaatgagataaaaatagttaaatttatttatatttaaattcaatatataaaattattattattttcttatatatgaatCCATAGTATTATATTTAGCCTGTACATTTGACAGTAAACAGTGAGGAATATCCTCAACGATGAACCTTAATTAGCTGGCAATTAGACCCTAAAAAATGTTTGAGATGTCGTGATCTCAGTTCACATTTGATAATTTGTCATTCGTAGATGAAAAGAGTCATTGAAAAAGCTACTAAAAGAATTAGATGAGATGTTAAATGTGGAAATTCACATGAATTATTTGCGTACGTCAGAACAAAAGTTTGGTAACAAATATGAAAAGTGAGCTAGAAATTAAATTGacataaaaagcaaaaaataaaataaaaatgggagtgtaattatgattaattataattgTGAAAGGAAATTAAGTGACCAAGGAACTTGTACATCGAAGTCCTTCAACTTCAACATCACCACTTAGAAGCAAATTAAATTAACGTAATAGAACAATGTAGGTACACTTGGTAGCACACAAAGTGACAACATAGAAATGAAATCAAAACACTCGTTTAACAACTTATTACACACACATGCATTGATATCCAAATTATGTGTAGCTCTTTTAACACTTCAATTAGTTGACCCTCCTGCAGTTCTCCCTTATTTCTCCGCGGGAGCCAGTGAGGGGACTAATGTCTCCCATCCTGATCATGGCGGCGGAGAAATCGGCGAAAAAGGAGGCCGGGTTGGTGCTGTAGGTACGCACTAAGGAGTCAGTGGAACCACCATTGAAGAGTTCTTGGTCGGAATGGATGAGACCCTTCTTCTGAATGAGGTTCTTGAAGTAGTGGTTGTCAAAGAAAGTGGGAGTGGCAAAGTCAATGGGTGCAAGGTTGTTGTCCCCTGATCCTGAGGTTCGGGGACACCTAGATTGTCTCATGCGGGCAAAAGAGCTATCTATGTTGCTCTCGTTGTAGATTCGGGCTCTAAAGGTTGTGCACCTTGCTTGTCCAATTGTATGACCCCCTAGAATATGCAATggaatgaaattgaaaaaaaaaaaaaagagtaaatgatTGTTGCTAAGGTaacaagttaattaaaaaagtacCAAGAGGaactcattttaattttgagaaatgttatgaacacaatttttaaattactctTTTCAATCCACTTCTAATTGAAGGAGTctcgttttgtaatttttaatcatgtttATAGTATGTTAAAATGAATGTGTTAGAGAGCATAATATTAGGCTCTTCTATAATAGTACCAGATAGTGCGACCAAGTCCTTGGTGGAAAGTCCGAGAGTGTTAAATCTGGATATAAGTTGGTTGAGGTTTGAAGTGGGTCTTGGGATGCCATTGTTGGCAGCAGATTGGCTTGCCGTCCTAGAGTCTCTTCTTCCAAGTTTCACATCCCATGTTGGGCCTCTAAGCTgatcaaattcaacaaaattttCAGTTCACGTATGCTTGCATATGTTTCTGATGTGTGTGCAGAATGGAGAAGTGGAGATTGttgattcatgtacataggaAACGCGCAAGCTAAATTTTCCTCTGTTTAGATTGGTgtgaaaatggaagaaaaagaaaaggcaaagAATGAAAATGACAATATCTGTTTTCTCCAAGTGATAGagaaacaaatagaaaaataaaattttaaggatCGAGGTTAATggatgtcttttcaaaaaggatACTTTgtcttatataaaattatttatcaggAATATCTTAAACATTTTatgcattatttttcttttctttccttataCAACAAATAATTGCCATGCCGatactctttttttataatatatacatatatatgcatgATTAAAGTATTAAACTATATGCAATgacattgaaataaataattgcTTACGATCTCAACAGAGTCTCTGGCAGCGATGGCAAGAATGTCAGCGCAAGAAACCACACCCGGACACACTTTCTCCACAGCTGATTTGATTTGGTCGATCACTTCAAATCCACGGGCAGAATTCCTGTTAGGTCCCGCGTTCTTCTCTCCGGTGAAGCTTGATGTGTCATCAAGTAGAATCGACCCATCACACCCCTgcaacatatataatatttatttatccaattagaaaatttattagtctctttatatatatatatatgtatcaaCAAAGtcaaacaaaagtaaaattacTATCGGACATAAATTACACTGATCATGAATAACCACCATTGATATGAACTATGGTGACAAAAATAAATGGGGTTACTTTAGTAATTTATTACAAGAGTTGTACAAAATGTAATTGCAAAAACTAGCTACAAAAGTTTGCTTTTATGTAAAATAGTTGGTTAGAGAGGTGAGTttgattaaacttaaaaaaaataattttaaaataagtgttattttagaaaatagataagatttgtttcttaaaataaataaataaataatttaagcaaacacaaaaaaaatatttattttattaaaataaacacttattttaaaaaataagtttaaataaactaacccatattatatataacttaaatcaaatgtaaagtaaaaaaatgtttgggaAAGAAACAAGAAggcaaaatttaaaatgttaacttCTAGCAGTAAATAGAATTGAAAGAAGAGTGTTTAATtaagaaatgttaaaaaaaattacgcaCATTAACAAAGCAATCGTGGAAGAACAAACGTAGGAGAGAAGCACCCATGCGGGTCTCCTTTGATATGGCCGATTCCACTGTGCGTTTCACAGTGTCAAAGAGTTTTGGGCAAGAACTGTAGTAGAAGTTTGTGTGAAGTGTTGGATTGGCATTGGCACTACTAGTATTAGTCCCCAACACGAGGACCAAAAGGGCCAAAGTGATCATAAAGCTAGAACAAGACGAAGCCATTTCTCTAAAACCCTCCAAGTAAGTAATTAACTCTATATGATGAGAATATGTGTTTCCTAAGTGCGTGCATATGTCACATATTTATATGGCCACTAGTCCCCTCGCAAGGTTAATTAGTTAATGTGAGATTAAATCTCAAGGTGCTTTGTCTCTCTTCCGTTACCTAACCTAACACGCAGAACTAGCAAAGAAGTTGTCAATGCATGGAGTTGTTTACTTTTGGTTTGTAATTTGattaatcaattcataaacctgCTTCGTTTTTCTTTGAACCAGTGACTTGCGTCGGCTAGCCATGATTTGTCAAAGTGTTGGCAAAGTAGTTAGTAGATTTTTTTTCAGGGTcccatattataattatatgatgTTACATTGTTACCCACAATTTGATGCGTGATATTTTCATGCAATCGATACAACTTGGCAGCCAAAAATGCGAACCTTCTTCGACTGTTGATTTAATCTAAAGATTCCAAAATAAACACCTAAAGAGTGAAGGAAATATGAATTATATACCTGAATCGATTTAATCATGTATACACCTTATATTATATGCTCTATCATATATGCATTAATATCAAAGAGGAATTCATCTTTAATCAATCTTTATTAAGGAATAGTAGTGCATGGAACAATAAAAAAACGTGAGAATGATATATACCTCCCTCTTTTTGACGATTAGGGTTTACATGTaccaaaaaattgtttgataagGCGCGCGTGATCCTCAACTTATTCTTGTAGTGGCTttagttatttttcttctcttgtaGACTTATACACTGTGAACCACATTATACATACATGTTATAAATATTACATGCAAAGGCGCCAACAGCTTGGGAAGGGTTCGGGGATCAATTTAGTCGGTGGCACTGCTGTCAATATAAAttcaatgaaataaaattttggagATTTAAGATGAGTTGGATGACTAATGAAAAAGGAAATAAGAGTAAGATTACGGGTTCTCAATTTTCtctcttaataaaattaacattctaACCATGAATATTtgctgaaaaaaaattatattttatttaaaatgaatccTAGATGGACCGTACAATTGATAGATCTCGTTATTGTATTACTTAATGTAATAGGTGGTTCCCTCTAGATGTTGGGTTGAAGTACCTCCAGTATACTCTCATAAACAAAATCCTctcttttattcataaaaaaataggaaacaaaTATGATATAATGGAAACTATATTATTCTTTGGACGGTAAAATGTGTGCTGTGGAGAAACTGTGGAGAAAGAaaccacaacaaaaaaaattaataattaaaacctTCAAATTATAAACTTTGTTCAACAACTTTTTTAATGTAACAAAGAAATCCACAATTTTTGTTGTAAACAACACATTCCatgtttaaaagtaaattaaaaacaactttaTAATGAACAATGGCAGAGCGCCGCACCCTAATGTTAGGGAAATACTagtaattataaagaaaaataatataatttattgaaaacataATGACATATTGGTACTCACCACAAAATATATTAGTTCATTAATTATCTTGTTAGTTTTCAAGCTTGTCtttgttaatataaattttgtttgatgaaaataaacttgtaaatatatataaatactctAAATTTATACTAATGATGCATTATATTAATTGGTTCTTCTAGTGGCGTAGAAAATTGATATATACCATACATAGTTGTATTTACTAGCAACAACATAATAAAGACAGTCAATCAATATAGATTGATCCGAAATCTGAGATTACATTGCTACACTATGATACATTAATTATAATGTTAGAGGAGAGAAATGAAATGACTAACCATTGGCACCCTACAAATTTTTTTGGTGTTAATCCTTAGagatttttcctttaattttttttaagatatttatttatactgATATTTACTAATCCACCAATTTacctgaaaaataataattatagcaAGCTAGCACTTAGGATGGATCaacaaaaatacattattagacTAGCAAGGTTTCTAATCATCAATTGTGAATGGATCATGGGATCATAACCAGCGAATTtaaaccaaaaatcaaaagagaacTGCTTTATCTGAAGTGGAGATAAACTTCctaaaaaaaagtggagataaacaataaagataaaaaactaCGAAGCAAACTAAAATTGTTCCTCCACTGTTTCAAAAAGATTATTAAAACTAGAGTATGGTGGAGAAAGTAATGGGTGACGGTCAAAGTTAAAGGAGGGTTGAGTTGTTAGGAACAACCGAACAAGGGATTTTCCccctggtccctctcttcctcCCTTCAAATTCTTGGAGTGGTTGAAGTACAGGcagattgagtttttttttttttttttgtctgccACTCATTTCCTTGTTTGAAGTAGGACCATTCTCAATAAGtatttaacaagaaaaataaaataaaaaagtaaatacatttagtattttttaaaatctaaaatcaacttatgtacTTTAacttttgaagaaattaaataaaaaaaaaactataaaagtcATAAGTTCAGATCAAATTATTTTACCTTGTACCTCAAATCATTTCACTAGTTGTATTctcttttcttataaatatttaagaataaaataatctaaatagACTTAGGTTGTACATCTAAATATTTAGTAGTGAGAGTTTGTAAAGaaagttattaaatatttacattCACCCGCGAAAAGGCTAATCCCCATAAAATaggtaacaacaacaacagcatgtGTTAGTACTCCTAGAAAAACAGCATGTGTTATGTTAAACAAGTTAGCTCATCATGATTAGCGGGCAAATACCAagtttttgaaaatgaattaagaGAGAAATTAATTGATACAATCCTAAGTTCCACGTTGATAACggtgaaatttacattaaattaatagttAATTCTGATTAagaataattacaattttttcattttaacattatttttaataaaataatgaataaattgatatcattgtaattttttactagcaggatttaaaagaaaaaaatctcaaatattttagagaaaaattgatgcaaaaatgtaaagaaaaagttgaagattGTAACAGCCCGCTTAGCATGCTCAACGCGTTTCCTCACTTAGGTGTCAACTCAGACTTAGTACGAAGAAGATTCACGAAGAAGCCCAAAGACACCCTTAGTGCGAACTCTGTCCTAGGCGCGTGATCATTGTCATACTCGCTTAGTGTAGGGGGAAACAAAGGAGAAACATACACAATGAGACTCAGAGTTCTCTAATGAATATATCTTACGGTATCTCAACTAGGAAAAATCTTCTTTGTTATTATCCCCTTCTCTTTCTTTGttcatctctttcttttatctatTCACATCAGTTCCTAAAGTGTAAAATCTCTCTTGACAATGAGAGACTAAATCTCATGGTTGGGAGCCTGACATGCCAACTATAGTAATGTAAATTTGtcatattatctatttaatgcaaaCTCGTTTTTATTGCTTTTTTCTGTGTTTCATTGTTTATTGATTATGGTCTAATCACTCATGCTCATGGACTGTCTACTCGATACTCAGACttctattctattttattaCTTATGACAAATTGATACACTTGTCAACAAGTTAACACacatacaaataatttttaagtatataatttgttaaataattatgCTATTGCTCATGGTCTCAAAAGAGGCACAATACCATATTGGATGGTTTAATCTCCGACTCTTGCCTAGAAATACCCTGAacactttgaaaaaaaaaaaaaacaaacagacAGACCTTACAAAATAAGTATAATGAagattgtatttaattttttagttaaaaatcacAACCGTGGAACTAATTATTATACTAGTATTTTAGCATCTCTTCACcaaaaaaatactagtatttTGGCATCTAAATTGTATAggctatatatttttctatataattaaaattcatcataaaagaaatattttaaataaatgtttcatgtgtgaaaataagagagattgaagagaaataaaaaactgtaggttccattttttttcttccacaaATCAGTGTGAAAATGCTACTGCATTTTAAATCATacataatcaattatttgatcatcataatcaattatgaacatttttttatgcatgaatTATCTTGAATTCATTTGATTAGTTAAAATGATGGTACTACAGAGCACAAGATAAAAACACAAGCTAcaggataattttttatcttgtatATTATTTGacgaataatgaaaaaaaacataatataaaatttactaaaatacataatattaattatcttaatacaattaatattaaatttaatgagtTTACTGAGATGACAAAAGAGAGagattagaataaaataatttgatgtgtcctttttaaaatgatgatgttggttagttattattttttcgattactaaagaaatataaataaaaatatgtgtcTTTTAATACTCTACCTCTATGACAAAAAATTGTTCTATAGTTTTTTGACTAGCAAAAATTAGAGATTTTGCCTCAtgtttatatgtttgatttgtattctcctttattttattttttaaattaaatgtgaaacaaaaatatttgttatgtcTAATGCTATATCATTTTAACGAATTAAACGGATCTTTAGTTTTCCAAAAACAATTGATTATGAATTCTTCACAATCAATTACTTATCttacaaattgattttttttcttaaactaaatactcttatttttactttatttctcaattattttcatttattctgtttctctcttctctattttcattttcatgtatttctttctttcctacCAAACCAAACACATTGAAAATTGCTGGAAAAAATGGCTTTTAAGTTTATGTTGAGGGTACTCTCTATAAAATGggattaaatgaaagaaaatgtaCACTTCAACTAAAACTTTAAGGATAAATATGATAAGAATCAATAAGTTTTGGATGATTAGGGAATGACTTTGTCGCATTTTGTTCCCTTGTACCCTTTTATATTACGGTAGGAAATAGATGACTTCCATGCGCATGCATGGCCCATACTCCCTCCTACGGTGCCTCTtccaaattaaagaaaattgcaTGCTGGCCGCGAACAGAGTGCCCTTTGGAAAATTAAGAGGAGATTTAGGTTTAGAATTATTGGTCTTGACCATATATCATTAGAAAATGAAAGCGGTGTTATTCATTTTAGAGTATTTTAAGTTTGACGAAGTGTAACGAATCTCCTATATATATAGCCTGACCCTGCTATTGATTAAGATAATCAAGCCTTTATTATAACCCCATCGCTAAAGCTTAACTGATACCATTTACTAATTATATAAGAAGATTCGATTGTCGATTGCTTTGACATAACTACACACAGTTCCTGTTTTTTTCTGGCAACATTTCCTACACAATATTTGTGACACGAGGCTAGAAACTTGGTTTAAATGTAAACAGCATTATTAGTACATTGTTAGCATTCAATATAAAATAGAAGGACACAAATGGGTGCCCCAACCATTTACAAGATCATCAGAAATACATGTAGCCCAAAGTTATACCATATTCACAAAATAATGTGAATATAGATTAACCAAGGGATCATGGTGGCTCCAACCAAACAAAACGTAACCACTAACAAACCCGAAGCATGCCATAACAAAAGCAttatgtctatatatatatatatatatatatatatatatatatatatatgattgggTTCACATTAATATTGTTTGAATTGTCAAAGTTTAGATAATGATCCGCTAGATAGGATCGGGGAGAGAAAGAAAGTCGTAAGAAGATATAATTACTCTTACACTTTAGGCCTTTACAAATGAGCTGGCTAATTTGGAAATTGATTAAACATCTCTTTCACCTCTTTCTTGTTGCTTTATCTTTCTCTACGTTGATGATGGATTAATTAGAATATAATCTTACAGATTCACGTACTAGTATAGATAGATGGTTACCAACTTATAATGACCTCACCGACTTTATATTTCGTTAATGATAACAACTAATCCTTCTTCTTCAAATGATACTCCTTaattaaatatctaaaaaaatattctcacaTTCAAGTAAGATCTCCATcaaaaacaataaatgagaataattaatacaaattaatcaTGTTTTTATCTTGATATTCATGTAATTATCCATACGTACCTTGATTAGTACGTCTTAAATCTATATGCCATTTTCTAAGGTGACCTTTTTAGGTAATACCCCTATAATTATCAATCATTAGGGAACTGATCTCTCACTTAATTATTCTTTACCAGTTAATCTAGATAATCTCTCTACATAAATCGTTAAAGATCAGATGAGACATGTTTGATCTTGAATTAGACCGGATACTTAACAGGAGTATCATGTATTCGGTTAGGCCTGCATTGCAATCATGTAAAGTTTAAATTGTAACCGGTTCACATATGTCACGTCATTCGTTCAACTCCAAGATTGATTCTTGTATGTTTATTTATGGAGTTTTATAATTAGGTACCAAATTCCAAAAGCTAAAAATATGATCGATAAAGACAGTGGTGTCTAGTGGCCACAACTGACACCccaactaaaaaaacaaaagagagcgaagaaaacaacaaatcgttgaatttggatttttttttcctcaaaaatttgaatttaaagatTATTTATCGAGTCATGAACTGATGCTTAATTATCTTTTTGTAAATGTCGCAACTTAGAGCTAAGCTGTGAATCACCAACTAACCTGTAGTCGATATATAGatgttaaattttatcttattttacttTTGAGGTTTTCCTGATATTAATGGTCTGTTTCGTttaggaaataaattaaataaaaaagtgacgTTATTTCCTGTCATTTGGAAGGTAGTGGATCTAGTGATGCTGTCGGTGAAATTGAAAATCGTGTGAGAAAGCTACTTCTCTTGCTTAAGAACAGAAGCAATTCATACATGAATGAGACAACAAAAAGTAGTACTACTTGTATGATTAAGAAATTTCAACTAATTCCAAAATTAGTGGGTGAATAAATGTTACCtttataaaagtcaataaatatgCTAAATCagtttacaaaaattataataaataattaaatttgtacaaAATTAGTGTATTTGGGTAAGCAAttgtaagttaaaattaattttgaaataatatgaTTAAAGTTCGTTTTTTTGTTGTTCTAGGTTAATAGTAAAActgtatttaaaaaaagttaatagtaAAAT
The genomic region above belongs to Glycine max cultivar Williams 82 chromosome 14, Glycine_max_v4.0, whole genome shotgun sequence and contains:
- the LOC100807421 gene encoding peroxidase P7; the encoded protein is MASSCSSFMITLALLVLVLGTNTSSANANPTLHTNFYYSSCPKLFDTVKRTVESAISKETRMGASLLRLFFHDCFVNGCDGSILLDDTSSFTGEKNAGPNRNSARGFEVIDQIKSAVEKVCPGVVSCADILAIAARDSVEILRGPTWDVKLGRRDSRTASQSAANNGIPRPTSNLNQLISRFNTLGLSTKDLVALSGGHTIGQARCTTFRARIYNESNIDSSFARMRQSRCPRTSGSGDNNLAPIDFATPTFFDNHYFKNLIQKKGLIHSDQELFNGGSTDSLVRTYSTNPASFFADFSAAMIRMGDISPLTGSRGEIRENCRRVN